A part of Amphiprion ocellaris isolate individual 3 ecotype Okinawa chromosome 16, ASM2253959v1, whole genome shotgun sequence genomic DNA contains:
- the prkn gene encoding E3 ubiquitin-protein ligase parkin isoform X3 produces the protein MIVFVRYNLGPGVAVELQEESSVAELKELVGSQQGVRPEQLRVLFAGTELQNSSTLQSCDLPEQSTVHVVLPPAGSSSQLQQNHLTRPDLGSSHLPPSSPSSPGLAEVLEGRQEAAGESPSGVRTCSTFYVYCKSCRSVQPGKLRVRCQSCRQTTMMLSRGPSCWDDVLLQGRIHGICQSEGCHGNETEFYMKCATHPTPDDDLSVALDLIMTNTRDVPCIACTDVMDVVVVFPCLERHVICLDCFRGYCEARLSERRFVHHPVIGYSLPCAAGCEDSLIREVHHFRVLGDEQYGRYQRYGAEECLLAIGGLMCPSPGCGAGLLPPDGSRRVECDRPLGCGFIFCRDCREGYHQGPCQAAPAPPTGEASQGFLVGGEAALRGRWDRESLLLIQETTKRCPQCSVPVERNGGCMHMACPRCQTEWCWLCGVPWNRDCMGNHWFG, from the exons ATGATCG TGTTCGTGCGGTACAACCTGGGCCCAGGTGTGGCcgtggagctgcaggaggagtcCAGCGTGGCCGAGCTGAAGGAGCTGGTGGGGAGTCAGCAGGGGGTCCGACCCGAGCAGCTCCGGGTTCTGTTTGCTGGGACGGAGCTGCAGAACTCCTCCACGCTGCAG AGCTGCGACCTCCCGGAGCAGAGCACCGTCCACGTGGTTCTACCTCCCGCTGGTTCCTCCTCTCAGCTCCAGCAGAACCATCTGACCCGACCGGACCTCGGCTCCTCCCacctccccccctcctctccctcctcacctGGCCTGGCTGAGGTTCTGGAGGGGAGGCAGGAGGCTGCAGGTGAGTCACCCTCAG GTGTGCGTACCTGCAGTACTTTCTACGTGTACTGTAAGAGCTGCAGGTCGGTCCAACCTGGAAAATTGAGAGTTCGCTGCCAAAGCTGCAGACAGACGACCATGATGCTGAGCAGG GGTCCGTCCTGTTGGGACGACGTCCTCCTTCAGGGTCGTATCCATGGCATCTGTCAATCAGAAGGTTGTCACGGCAACGAGACG GAGTTTTACATGAAGTGTGCGACCCATCCAACCCCAGATGATGACCTCTCTGTGGCCCTGGACCTCATCATGACCAACACCAGAGACGTGCCCTGTATCGCCTGCACTGATGTCAT GGACGTGGTCGTGGTCTTCCCATGTTTGGAGCGTCATGTGATCTGTCTGGACTGTTTCCGTGGTTACTGTGAGGCTCGGCTCAGTGAGCGGCGCTTCGTCCATCATCCCGTCATCGGATACTCGCTGCCCTGTGCAG CCGGCTGTGAAGATTCTCTGATCAGAGAAGTGCATCACTTCAGGGTCCTGGGAGACGAGCAG TATGGGCGGTACCAGCGGTACGGGGCCGAGGAGTGTCTGCTGGCCATTGGAGGACTGATGTGTCCGTCACCTGGCTGTGGGGCGGGGCTTCTCCCACCTGACGGCAGCAGGAGGGTGGAGTGCGACCGACCGCTGGGCTGCGGCTTCATCTTCTGCAGGGACTGCAGGGAGGGCTACCACCAGGGGCCGTGTCAGGCGGCACCGGCTCCGCCCACAGGGGAAGCCTCACAG GGCTTCCTGGTCGGGGGGGAGGCGGCTCTCAGGGGGAGGTGGGACCGAGAATCTCTGCTGCTGATCCAGGAGACGACCAAACGCTGCCCCCAGTGTTCAGTCCCTGTAGAGAGGAATG GCGGCTGTATGCACATGGCGTGTCCTCGCTGTCAGACTGAGTGGTGCTGGTTGTGTGGCGTACCGTGGAACAGAGACTGTATGGGAAACCACTGGTTCGGATAA
- the prkn gene encoding E3 ubiquitin-protein ligase parkin isoform X2 — MIVFVRYNLGPGVAVELQEESSVAELKELVGSQQGVRPEQLRVLFAGTELQNSSTLQSCDLPEQSTVHVVLPPAGSSSQLQQNHLTRPDLGSSHLPPSSPSSPGLAEVLEGRQEAAGVRTCSTFYVYCKSCRSVQPGKLRVRCQSCRQTTMMLSRGPSCWDDVLLQGRIHGICQSEGCHGNETEFYMKCATHPTPDDDLSVALDLIMTNTRDVPCIACTDVMDVVVVFPCLERHVICLDCFRGYCEARLSERRFVHHPVIGYSLPCAAGCEDSLIREVHHFRVLGDEQYGRYQRYGAEECLLAIGGLMCPSPGCGAGLLPPDGSRRVECDRPLGCGFIFCRDCREGYHQGPCQAAPAPPTGEASQVSRPITEPPSTSARTNPRRHHLLKTGLPVCSSGLPGRGGGGSQGEVGPRISAADPGDDQTLPPVFSPCREEWRLYAHGVSSLSD, encoded by the exons ATGATCG TGTTCGTGCGGTACAACCTGGGCCCAGGTGTGGCcgtggagctgcaggaggagtcCAGCGTGGCCGAGCTGAAGGAGCTGGTGGGGAGTCAGCAGGGGGTCCGACCCGAGCAGCTCCGGGTTCTGTTTGCTGGGACGGAGCTGCAGAACTCCTCCACGCTGCAG AGCTGCGACCTCCCGGAGCAGAGCACCGTCCACGTGGTTCTACCTCCCGCTGGTTCCTCCTCTCAGCTCCAGCAGAACCATCTGACCCGACCGGACCTCGGCTCCTCCCacctccccccctcctctccctcctcacctGGCCTGGCTGAGGTTCTGGAGGGGAGGCAGGAGGCTGCAG GTGTGCGTACCTGCAGTACTTTCTACGTGTACTGTAAGAGCTGCAGGTCGGTCCAACCTGGAAAATTGAGAGTTCGCTGCCAAAGCTGCAGACAGACGACCATGATGCTGAGCAGG GGTCCGTCCTGTTGGGACGACGTCCTCCTTCAGGGTCGTATCCATGGCATCTGTCAATCAGAAGGTTGTCACGGCAACGAGACG GAGTTTTACATGAAGTGTGCGACCCATCCAACCCCAGATGATGACCTCTCTGTGGCCCTGGACCTCATCATGACCAACACCAGAGACGTGCCCTGTATCGCCTGCACTGATGTCAT GGACGTGGTCGTGGTCTTCCCATGTTTGGAGCGTCATGTGATCTGTCTGGACTGTTTCCGTGGTTACTGTGAGGCTCGGCTCAGTGAGCGGCGCTTCGTCCATCATCCCGTCATCGGATACTCGCTGCCCTGTGCAG CCGGCTGTGAAGATTCTCTGATCAGAGAAGTGCATCACTTCAGGGTCCTGGGAGACGAGCAG TATGGGCGGTACCAGCGGTACGGGGCCGAGGAGTGTCTGCTGGCCATTGGAGGACTGATGTGTCCGTCACCTGGCTGTGGGGCGGGGCTTCTCCCACCTGACGGCAGCAGGAGGGTGGAGTGCGACCGACCGCTGGGCTGCGGCTTCATCTTCTGCAGGGACTGCAGGGAGGGCTACCACCAGGGGCCGTGTCAGGCGGCACCGGCTCCGCCCACAGGGGAAGCCTCACAGGTGAGCCGGCCAATCACAGAACCTCCGAGTACGTCAGCTCGGACCAATCCTCGCCGTCATCACCTGCTGAAGACAGGACTTCCTGTCTGCTCCTCAGGGCTTCCTGGTCGGGGGGGAGGCGGCTCTCAGGGGGAGGTGGGACCGAGAATCTCTGCTGCTGATCCAGGAGACGACCAAACGCTGCCCCCAGTGTTCAGTCCCTGTAGAGAGGAATG GCGGCTGTATGCACATGGCGTGTCCTCGCTGTCAGACTGA
- the prkn gene encoding E3 ubiquitin-protein ligase parkin isoform X1 — translation MIVFVRYNLGPGVAVELQEESSVAELKELVGSQQGVRPEQLRVLFAGTELQNSSTLQSCDLPEQSTVHVVLPPAGSSSQLQQNHLTRPDLGSSHLPPSSPSSPGLAEVLEGRQEAAGESPSGVRTCSTFYVYCKSCRSVQPGKLRVRCQSCRQTTMMLSRGPSCWDDVLLQGRIHGICQSEGCHGNETEFYMKCATHPTPDDDLSVALDLIMTNTRDVPCIACTDVMDVVVVFPCLERHVICLDCFRGYCEARLSERRFVHHPVIGYSLPCAAGCEDSLIREVHHFRVLGDEQYGRYQRYGAEECLLAIGGLMCPSPGCGAGLLPPDGSRRVECDRPLGCGFIFCRDCREGYHQGPCQAAPAPPTGEASQVSRPITEPPSTSARTNPRRHHLLKTGLPVCSSGLPGRGGGGSQGEVGPRISAADPGDDQTLPPVFSPCREEWRLYAHGVSSLSD, via the exons ATGATCG TGTTCGTGCGGTACAACCTGGGCCCAGGTGTGGCcgtggagctgcaggaggagtcCAGCGTGGCCGAGCTGAAGGAGCTGGTGGGGAGTCAGCAGGGGGTCCGACCCGAGCAGCTCCGGGTTCTGTTTGCTGGGACGGAGCTGCAGAACTCCTCCACGCTGCAG AGCTGCGACCTCCCGGAGCAGAGCACCGTCCACGTGGTTCTACCTCCCGCTGGTTCCTCCTCTCAGCTCCAGCAGAACCATCTGACCCGACCGGACCTCGGCTCCTCCCacctccccccctcctctccctcctcacctGGCCTGGCTGAGGTTCTGGAGGGGAGGCAGGAGGCTGCAGGTGAGTCACCCTCAG GTGTGCGTACCTGCAGTACTTTCTACGTGTACTGTAAGAGCTGCAGGTCGGTCCAACCTGGAAAATTGAGAGTTCGCTGCCAAAGCTGCAGACAGACGACCATGATGCTGAGCAGG GGTCCGTCCTGTTGGGACGACGTCCTCCTTCAGGGTCGTATCCATGGCATCTGTCAATCAGAAGGTTGTCACGGCAACGAGACG GAGTTTTACATGAAGTGTGCGACCCATCCAACCCCAGATGATGACCTCTCTGTGGCCCTGGACCTCATCATGACCAACACCAGAGACGTGCCCTGTATCGCCTGCACTGATGTCAT GGACGTGGTCGTGGTCTTCCCATGTTTGGAGCGTCATGTGATCTGTCTGGACTGTTTCCGTGGTTACTGTGAGGCTCGGCTCAGTGAGCGGCGCTTCGTCCATCATCCCGTCATCGGATACTCGCTGCCCTGTGCAG CCGGCTGTGAAGATTCTCTGATCAGAGAAGTGCATCACTTCAGGGTCCTGGGAGACGAGCAG TATGGGCGGTACCAGCGGTACGGGGCCGAGGAGTGTCTGCTGGCCATTGGAGGACTGATGTGTCCGTCACCTGGCTGTGGGGCGGGGCTTCTCCCACCTGACGGCAGCAGGAGGGTGGAGTGCGACCGACCGCTGGGCTGCGGCTTCATCTTCTGCAGGGACTGCAGGGAGGGCTACCACCAGGGGCCGTGTCAGGCGGCACCGGCTCCGCCCACAGGGGAAGCCTCACAGGTGAGCCGGCCAATCACAGAACCTCCGAGTACGTCAGCTCGGACCAATCCTCGCCGTCATCACCTGCTGAAGACAGGACTTCCTGTCTGCTCCTCAGGGCTTCCTGGTCGGGGGGGAGGCGGCTCTCAGGGGGAGGTGGGACCGAGAATCTCTGCTGCTGATCCAGGAGACGACCAAACGCTGCCCCCAGTGTTCAGTCCCTGTAGAGAGGAATG GCGGCTGTATGCACATGGCGTGTCCTCGCTGTCAGACTGA